Proteins from one Setaria italica strain Yugu1 chromosome V, Setaria_italica_v2.0, whole genome shotgun sequence genomic window:
- the LOC106804320 gene encoding serine/threonine-protein kinase PBL27-like — protein MAGDAAAAPASGNIAGSSSRARAFTYGELAAATDNFQAECLLGEGGFGRVYRGRLESGQVVAVKQLDREGAQGNREFVVEVMMLSLLHHPNLVNLVGYCADGEQRLLVYEYMALGSLADHLLLMPGGGSPGGDERRALSWETRMRVALGAARGLEYLHETANPPVIYRDLKSSNVLLDDALCPKLSDFGLAKLGPVGDRSPRVMGTYGYCAPEYVRAGNLTVKTDVYSFGVLLLELVTGRRAIDSSRPPAEQLLVAWARPMLRDGKRYRELADPLLRGAFPERDLKQAVAVAAMCLQDEASARPLMSDAAVTLEYLAEAAAAADAAPPSTS, from the coding sequence ATGGCAGGCgacgcagcagcggcgccggcgagcggcaaTATCGCCGGGAGCAGCAGCCGGGCCCGCGCGTTCACGTACGGCGAgctcgcggcggcgacggacaACTTCCAGGCGGAGTGCCTGCTGGGGGAGGGCGGGTTCGGGCGCGTGTACCGTGGCCGGCTGGAGAGcgggcaggtggtggcggtgaagcAGCTGGACCGCGAGGGGGCGCAGGGCAACCGCGAGTTCGTGGTGGAGGTGATGATGCTGAGCCTGCTGCACCACCCCAACCTGGTGAACCTGGTGGGCTACTGCGCCGACGGCGAGCAGCGGCTGCTCGTGTACGAGTACATGGCGCTGGGGTCGCTGGCGGACCACCTGCTGCTCatgcccggcggcggcagccccggcggcgacgagcggcgcgCTCTGAGCTGGGAGACGCGCATGCGCGTGGCCCTGGGCGCCGCGCGTGGCCTCGAGTATCTGCACGAGACGGCCAACCCGCCCGTGATCTACCGCGACCTCAAGTCCTCCAACGTCCTCCTCGACGACGCCCTCTGCCCCAAGCTCTCCGACTTCGGGCTCGCCAAGCTCGGCCCCGTCGGCGACCGCTCCCCGCGCGTCATGGGCACCTACGGCTACTGCGCCCCCGAGTACGTGCGCGCCGGCAACCTCACCGTCAAGACCGACgtctacagcttcggcgtgctgctgctcgagctcgtcaccggccgccgcgccaTCGACTCCTCCAGGCCCCCCGCCGAGCAGCTGCTCGTCGCCTGGGCCCGCCCCATGCTCCGCGACGGCAAGAGGTACCGCGAGCTCGCCGACCCGCTCCTCCGGGGGGCCTTCCCGGAGAGGGACCTCAAGcaggccgtggccgtggccgccaTGTGCCTGCAGGACGAGGCGTCCGCACGCCCGCTCATGAGCGACGCCGCCGTCACGCTGGAATAcctcgccgaggcggcggcggcggccgatgcGGCACCACCGAGCACCAGCTAG